A section of the Myxococcus xanthus genome encodes:
- a CDS encoding peptidoglycan-binding domain-containing protein, whose translation MKQRRLHLVLLDPQEVPYAETEYVLTVGRTEHCGRTAADGSLSHEVPGLAAGELLVKLSKPPAPPPRRSAPPAATKGAPPPYPPAVTDEDFPDATPTAASEPVTLRWALQLQSLPGFESDALRAAQERLHNLGYAIEGERGSPGASTKSAVRAFQRRHGLPETGQLADISRELIRLHDA comes from the coding sequence TTGAAGCAGCGACGGCTGCACCTGGTCCTGTTGGATCCACAGGAAGTGCCCTACGCGGAGACGGAATACGTGCTCACGGTCGGCCGCACCGAGCACTGCGGCAGAACGGCGGCGGATGGCTCGTTGAGCCACGAAGTCCCGGGCCTCGCCGCGGGTGAGTTGCTGGTGAAGCTGTCCAAACCGCCAGCGCCACCGCCCCGCCGGAGCGCGCCTCCCGCCGCCACCAAGGGCGCGCCACCGCCCTACCCACCCGCCGTCACCGATGAGGACTTTCCGGACGCCACGCCGACCGCCGCGTCCGAACCGGTGACGCTCCGCTGGGCGCTGCAGCTCCAGTCGCTCCCAGGATTCGAGTCCGACGCCCTCCGGGCCGCGCAGGAGCGATTGCACAACCTGGGCTACGCCATTGAAGGTGAGCGCGGGTCGCCCGGAGCCTCGACGAAGTCCGCCGTGCGAGCGTTCCAGCGCCGCCATGGCCTGCCGGAAACGGGACAGCTCGCGGACATCTCCCGCGAACTCATCCGCCTGCACGACGCCTGA
- a CDS encoding SMP-30/gluconolactonase/LRE family protein: MRTTDVARHDEARCIWPARAVLGEGPFWMATEGALYWLDIPGRKVHRLELQSGAQASWDTPLRIASLAPRRSGGFIAGTERGLAFYEPRSARLERLLDPEPEHPHNRCNDGKVDPQGRFWVGTMDDHEEAPTGGLYRFDAQGHLARIDEGYTVTNGPAFSPDGRTLYVNDSPRRVTYAFDLSPDGAASRRREFLRFDEPHGFPDGMTADAEGGLWIAFYGGGCVRRFSPDGAWLAEYRLPVAKTTSVAFAGDALDRLFVTTGRDGLSAEELEAQPLAGGLFELTPGVRGVAPVPFAG; the protein is encoded by the coding sequence ATGCGCACCACGGACGTTGCCAGGCACGACGAAGCCAGGTGCATCTGGCCCGCACGAGCCGTGCTCGGCGAGGGCCCCTTCTGGATGGCCACCGAGGGCGCGCTCTACTGGCTCGACATCCCGGGCCGCAAGGTGCACCGGCTGGAGCTCCAGAGCGGTGCCCAGGCGAGCTGGGACACCCCTTTGCGTATCGCCTCGCTCGCGCCCCGGCGGAGTGGAGGCTTCATCGCGGGGACGGAGCGGGGCCTGGCCTTCTACGAGCCCCGGAGCGCGCGGCTGGAGCGGCTGCTGGATCCGGAGCCTGAACACCCCCACAACCGCTGCAATGACGGGAAGGTGGACCCACAAGGCCGCTTCTGGGTGGGCACCATGGATGACCACGAGGAGGCGCCCACCGGCGGGCTCTACCGGTTCGACGCCCAGGGACACCTCGCTCGAATCGATGAGGGCTACACCGTGACGAACGGCCCCGCCTTCAGCCCCGATGGGCGGACCCTCTACGTGAATGACTCGCCCCGGCGCGTCACCTACGCCTTCGACCTGAGCCCGGACGGCGCGGCCTCTCGTCGCCGGGAGTTCCTCCGCTTCGACGAGCCCCACGGCTTCCCCGACGGAATGACGGCCGACGCGGAGGGCGGATTGTGGATTGCCTTCTATGGAGGGGGCTGCGTGCGCCGCTTCTCTCCGGACGGCGCGTGGCTGGCCGAGTACCGGCTGCCCGTGGCGAAGACGACCAGTGTCGCCTTCGCCGGGGACGCGTTGGACCGGCTGTTCGTCACCACCGGGCGAGATGGGCTCAGCGCGGAGGAGCTCGAGGCCCAGCCGCTGGCCGGTGGGCTCTTCGAGCTGACACCGGGCGTCCGCGGCGTCGCGCCGGTGCCCTTCGCGGGCTGA